One part of the Chryseobacterium mulctrae genome encodes these proteins:
- the rpiB gene encoding ribose 5-phosphate isomerase B — protein MKRKIAIAADHAGFEYKEYLKQQLQDEFEIQDFGTHSLESVDYPDFVHPAASSVENGDNELGILVCGSGQGVQLSANKHQGIRCALSWMPEIAALSKQHNNANMVALPARFVAKEYALEIVKTFLNTEFEGGRHQNRVDKIAFC, from the coding sequence ATGAAAAGAAAAATTGCTATTGCAGCAGATCATGCAGGTTTTGAATATAAAGAATATTTGAAACAGCAGTTACAAGACGAATTTGAAATTCAGGATTTTGGAACTCATTCTCTTGAAAGTGTAGATTACCCTGATTTTGTACATCCAGCAGCTTCTTCTGTTGAAAATGGAGACAATGAATTAGGAATTTTAGTTTGTGGAAGCGGACAAGGCGTACAGCTTTCTGCTAATAAACACCAAGGAATTCGTTGCGCACTTTCCTGGATGCCGGAAATTGCGGCTTTATCTAAACAACACAATAATGCGAATATGGTTGCATTGCCTGCAAGATTCGTAGCTAAAGAATATGCTTTGGAAATTGTAAAAACTTTTTTGAATACAGAATTTGAAGGAGGAAGACACCAAAACAGAGTAGATAAAATTGCATTCTGCTAA